The following is a genomic window from Aphelocoma coerulescens isolate FSJ_1873_10779 chromosome 5, UR_Acoe_1.0, whole genome shotgun sequence.
aggaggaaggagtggaCAGCCCTGAGCCCACAGACCCCCCTGCCGAGGCCAAGGAGCAGAGCTTGGGGCCGGCACCCAGAGCCAAAGGGAAGGATGCCCCGCCGGTCACCGGGGATTACGGGGACAACCTGGACTATTACAGCTTCCgccggcagcggggccgggcacggGCCGAGGCGGGCACCCCCGGGCAGCTGGGGACGTGGAGCAcgtccagcccatcccctgccctccagcaggatcccgtgccggagcggggcccggcccgggcgCTCCACTGGCTGCCCCAGGACGAGGGCGAGGAGGATGAGCTGGGGCTGCCGGCGGCGGCGTCTCCGAAGCACGGCCCGGCCCTGGGCCTGCAGCCCCACCTCTCTGTGCCCATCTTTGGTGGCAAAGCCAAAATGCCGGGTCCCAGCAGGCCGGCAGCTCCCAGCGAGGACAAGAAGCCCCGGAAAAGCCAGGAGAAGGTCTATGTGACCCGGCTGCAGCCCGGGAAGCGCAAAGCCCCGGCCCAGGAGCCGGTCTTCCCCGGCATCTTCCTGTACCCAAAGCCTGTGAAGAGAGTCCACCTGCGCTCCAGGACCCCGCAGAAGCATCCCATCACCCCCAATAAGCTCCGGGCCGTCCCTGGCCGCCGGAGCCCCTGGCTCCTGAGCAACATCTCCAAGGAGAGGGACCCTGCCAGGCGGAAGAGCGGCAGGAGGTGGGAGCGGCCGCCCAAGCAGCAGGGGCTGCCCGGCCTCCTCGCCCTGGGCACCGAGGGGCTCTTCAGCCGTGAGGACACGACCCCTGCCCCAGGCAGGACAGCAGCCACTGCCGGCTACAACTCGTCCGAGGCCACGCGCTCCGAGGGGATGCAGGCGACGTCCTTTCTGAAGGTGTCGGAAACGACGGCGTcgcagcaggaggaggggaaggggcaggaggaggatgaggaggaggaggtgtcgGACTACTCCTACGAGGcgggggagctgcagcagggctggctggaagACTCCATCAACTGGCAGCGGACGTTCAGTGTCAGCTCCGTGGACTTCGAGCTGCTGCGCTCCGACTGGAACGACCTGCGCTGCAACGTGTCGGGAAACCTGCAGCTGGGCGAGAGCGAGGTGGTGGACGTGGTGGCCCAGTACATGGAGAGGCTCAACGAGAAGAACGGAGGGTGCGGAGGGAGCGGGATGGTGGTGGGAGTTCGGGGGCTGGGTCCCGGATCACGGGACGCAGAgcctggtggtggtggtgacttcaaggcttcccttttccctgtagGATCTACACCCTCCTGAGGATCATCAACGTGGAGAAGCGGCGGGACACGGCGCGGGGGAACCGGTacctgctggagctggagctggcgGAGCGTGGCCAGCGCACGGTGCGGCTCTCCGAGTACGTCTACGtcctcctgcaccagggcaAGCAGGACGACAGCGCTGAGGCCAACCCCGACGGGCTGGCCCTGGGGGCCACCGAGGCCCAGCCCAGTGCCTGGAGCGTCCTCTATGGGAAATCTGTCCTGTGCCGGCCCCTGCGGCTCAGCTGGAGGCAGGACGTCATGGTGCACTTCGTGGTGCCGGGTAGGTGACGGCGAGGACACGGCTCTCCgggctctgtgctgctccctcagcaTCCTCCAGCGGGAGGAAGGCAGCCCCTTGGCTTCCCCAGCGTGATGAGGGTGTCAGCTCGCCTCAGGAGGGGTTGGCTTGGCTGGGAGGGGGTGCTGTGGGTGCCCCACGTGAGCCTGAGGGTCATGTCTCCGGCAGTGAAGAACCAGGCCCGCTGGGTGCAGCAGTTCATCTCGGACATGGCCGGCCTCTACGGGGCCACGAGGGACGCCAACTTCAACGTCATCCTGGTGGATTTCGACAGCGAGGACATGGACGTGGAGAAGGCCCTGCGGGACGCCCGCCTGCCCCGGTAActcccagcctgcagcctcgggggtctggggggctccCCGTGGCGGGGCAGCTGCTCACAcagcctgctgctccttccccgcCTGCTCAGAGCCTGCCTCActgccccttccctcctcctcctcctcctcctcctcctcctcctcattttTGGGTGTTTAAACTACTTTTCcatgtggatttgggggtgcagAAACTTGTGACTCCACAGGGGGAGCCTCAGCTTGAGCTGTAGCACCTGGGCCTTCCTGGGAAGGTTCTTTCCCCACGCCGGTGGCTCCTGTCCCCCTCCCggctgtgtccctgcctgtccccagcGCTACCTGCCCTGTCCTCTCTCCCAGGTTCCAGTACCTGCGGCGCACGGGGAATTTCGAGCGCTCGGCCGGGCTCCAGGCCGGCGTGGACATGGTGGAGGTGAGCGGGGACAGGGACCAGCTCTGGCCGTGGCTCCTCTCCCCGGGGCTGTTCCTCTCTGATCGCCCTGACCGTGCCCGTCCCCTCCCAGGACGAGCACAGCATCGTGTTCCTGTGCGACCTGCACATCCATTTCCCTGCCAACATCCTGGACAGCATCCGGAAGCACTGCGTGGAGGGCAAGCTGGCCTACGCTCCCATCGTCATGAGGCTGAGCTGCGGCAGCTCCCCCCGGGAGCCCAACGgtgagcagggacccctgtccggccgggagcaccccaaaaccgggCCAACCCCTGGTGCATCTCCGCAGGAGGTGGCGCAGATGGGGACAGACCCATGGTGGCAAGAAGGGTTGGGATGGGGAATCCCCGTGGCTCCCAGATGTTGGGGAGAGCACAGAGGGGATAATGAGATGGGCATTTGGGGGTCCCCCCACCCCTCACCTCATTGTTTCCTCCCCCCAGGCTACTGGGAGGTGAACGGCTTCGGCCTCTTTGGCATCTACAAGTCGGACTTTGACCGTGTGGGAGGGATGAACACGGAGGAGTTCCGGGACCGCTGGGGCGGGGaggactgggagctgctggacaggTGAGCCTGGGGgtcctgcagcccctgaaccccCAGGGGCAGGGTCGGCCACGTGGATTTGGGCACATCCATCAAGCTGGCTGGGGGCTGGGGTGGTGAAGGGCAAAACTTCCCTTTGGGAGGGCCGTGTCCTTCTGTCCGTCCACCCGgagccctgtccctctgtccatccaTTTCTTGAGCCCCATCCCCTGAGCcccgtccctgtgtccctcgGTCCGCAGGGTGCTCCAGAGCGGGCTGGAGGTGGAGCGCTTGCGCCTCAGGAACTTTTACCACTACTACCACTCCAAGCGCGGCATGTGGAACGCCCGCAGCAAGAAGCCCTCCAAGGACTAGTGCCCAAGCCCGGCCCGTAGCCACCGAGCCCCGGCACCCGCCTGTGCCCCGCCACCGCGCCCCGGTGCCGACACGGGGGGCACCCAGCACcccctgcctggggaggggggagcggAGAGGGCCACGGTGGGTGGTGGCTGTTTTCTTGAGGGTCTTATTTCTTAGTCAGCAATGGATTTATTAACTCCTTAGTGCCGGTGGGtcctgggggctgtgctgggtcctgggggactgtgccaggctggggatACCGGAGGTGGAATTGTGGCATCCAGGATCGCTTTGCAGCTGGGGGctgcccaagctctcctgctccccttccaggacccacggagggaagggggggtcTGGCTGTGCCCTGCACGCGGGACACGCTGTGGGTGGGGGGCAGAGCCCCGAGGCTGGCGCTGCCCgtgccgggctgggctggggggggggacagggcagagcctggagcaggTATGGGCAGATGACGTTTCCAAGCTAATTTCTGTGAAATTATGAGGTAGGAAGCTGTTTTCAGGAAGTTTTTgtctgtttggtttggtttttttttttattcttaaaaaattaaaatcaatgtCTTGGCTGGGATTTCCCTCCGCTCTGTCACCCCCACACCCGGGTGGGGATGCAGGGCATGGGAGCCGCGTTGGCCTCTGTCCCTTGGGCCCCGAGGGTCCCCTCTCTGTGGTGGGAGTGGGCAGCAGCTTTCCGTGCTGTTTCCatgcgaggaggaggaggaggaggcagcaccCTGTTTGATGCCCAGCCACGAGCCCGGGCTTGCTGAGCCTCCGCCCCACTCCTGGGCTCCACCCAGCTCCATGGGGGGCTGCCTGGgttccctgggctcctgcaTGTCCTGGCACACTtgtccctgcccacccctgtcccagctctgtgctggtgctgccccTCACCGGAGTCTGTCTGTGGTGGCGTCTCGAGGCGCGTGTCCTGTCCCACCTGCCACGGGCTCCTGCTCCTCAGCCCGTCCCTCAGATCCCCTGGGCTCCTCCCTGAAACAGCCTGGCAGTTTCCCCCCGAGTGTTTCGTGCCCCATCTGCATCCCCCAGGCTCGCTCTGAGCATCCCGAGTTTGAGGTGAGGATGGACGAGGGGGGCTCAGCCACCCGAGTGCCATCAGCAAACAGCCCCAGTTGGGGGCTTTTTGTCCCAAATTCGGTAGCTGTGGCCCCAGGCTCTGTTGGGGAGGGACCGTCctggcaggcaggagttgtttctcccctctccttgccctgctccctgTTTTTTTGCAGCACTTTGGAAGCGCTTTGTTGTGGGCGAGGGCTGTGCCCGCTGCGCCGGGAGCTGGTCTGTGGCTGGGCAGAGCGGGTGGCCCCACGGCCCCCGGGCCACCAGTCCCATCCCAAAACCAGCCTGGCCTTAggcacagcttttccagcagcttcccagccGGGAGAGCTCCAAAAGCCACCACCATCGGAGCAGGCACCGGGCCCAGCCAAACGCAGAGCTGCCGCTGGTGCTGGCAGGGATTGGTGCCAGCAGTGCCATCCCCACCCGTGCTGGGGACAGTTCGGGGCCGGCTGATGGTGTCTGCTTGGGACAGGGCCAGCAGCACAACGCCCGAGGGGTTGTTTCTGCCGCCGTGGCTGAGCTGTGGCCGCGGGATGACACAGGGATCACGGGGActgcaggagccacagggaGCCTCTCCCGGGCCAGGCGTCGGAGCCCCAGGTGACAGCGGGGCACGGGCAGGTCCCCGCTCCTGGAGGATCAGCCCTGGCCCTCCCTGCCCCGCGGGGACACTGCGAAGGCGTCGGGGCTTGTCCGGGGCGGCAGAGGCGAACTCCAGCCTGGAGTTCCCTCACCGAGGGGCTGCCCCAGCCACGGGAGTGAGGGAGGGGAGGTTGTGGAGGCTGGGGGGAGCATAGAAACCCCCTGACACCCCGGGCTGAGAACGGGCCACACGTGACAGCAGTGGCCGTGTGGAGGGTCCCGGCACCTCCTGCCCGGCACTGGGCTTTGCCGGGGGGTCCCCTCCTGGCATTCCCCAGTGAGCGTGGGGTGTGGTGGGGGGCCTGGGTTAGCGGTGGTAAGAGCTAAGtggtgaccccccccaaactggtTTGGCCCGTTTCAAACGCTGCCTCTCAGCTTATCTGGCTTCAAAGggctcctgctccatcccacgCACACAAACACGCTCCCTGTGAAGCAGGGGGAGCCCCTTGCATCCCAAAAAACGTGTGTGTcccccaagctctgcctcccctcCATCTTCTCCTTCTggcacccccaaaccctccctgttgcacccatgggtgccccGAGCTGGGTGTTCGGGGGGACGTGGCGGGAAGGGCGCGTTGGATCATGGCCACGGTGGCGGTGGGGATCCCCGGGGACTCTTTGCAGCATCACGAAGGCGGCGGAGACGTGGCTCCGCTGTGGGGGGCTGGCTCCCCCGGACCCCTGGCCGCGCTGACGATTTTGAGGAGCCCCGGTGAGCCCCGAGAGCCCGGCCTTGGCGGGGAGGCGAGAGGTTCCATGCAAAACCCCGGCCCCAGGAGACTGGTTGGGCGAGGTGCGGGGCGGGCCCGCGCACCCCACGCCCGCCGCAGACGCCGGCGCCCACCCGCACCCGCAGCACCCAGGGCTGCACCTGCCCGCCCGAGGATGCTGCAGGACAACGGCCCCCCGGGGCCACCCACCCAGGTACGTGCGGGCCACTGCCGCGGCCATCGGCGCGACTGTCCCCACCGCGGGTCCCTGGGGCGAGCCGCTGTCAcccgccccctgtccccatgCACTGGCCAGCCTGGTGCCGGGGGTCCGGGGCTCCAACGCGTGCGTCTGGTGGCTGCCCAGCCCCGGCCAGCTCTGGCCCCGGGAGgcttttccctccctgcccGTGCCTCGCTGTCCCCAGCGTGGCTCCTGGCACGTGCGCGCCGTGTCCGGGCTGCGCGGGGCCACGCCGGCCACTCCCTGCCCCAACGCCGCTGGCCCCGGCGGGCACGGCCGGCCCTGGGGACCCGGGCGTGGGGACGGGCGCCCGGTGCTGCTCGGGGGGCGGGAGAGGACGCGGCGCTCCCGGGAGCCGGGGCTCCCCGGGAATGTGGCTCTGTCACCCCGCGAGGGAGTGACAGAGGTGCCtccgggctgggggggggggggggggggggtcagcgACTGCTTTAGGGATCCCAGACTGGGTTTATTTAACTCTGTGTCACTCCAGCTGCGCTGGGCTCCCCTCGGGAATCCCTCGATTTTGCttcaaatgttttctttgtgCTGATTTGCTGTTTTTAAGCCCCCTGGTGTATCCCGCTCCTATCCAACCCTTCCCCAATTAACGAGCTGCTTGATGAGGCGAGCGCTGCCCATTCCAGCTCCAAGCGTTCCTTGaatcccccgggacccccaaatttccaTCTGTCAGCTGCAGGGCAGTGTTACGCTGGGGGAACggggttttgggagggaggcagagctgggggagagtGGGGCTGccagggggctcaggggtgtccccggagcccccggggctggggggctcctgggaTGATCCCGATCCCCCGGGATCCTGGCACGGGGACGGCGGGCAAGTGTTGGCTTGCAGAGGGAGCgacccgccccctccgcccgctgCGGGGGGAACCCGTGATTCATCCGGGCTCGGAGGGCTGGGAGCGCCCGCCGAGCTCTGCCAAACTCGGTGCGCCCGTGGGGCGGTGCCGCGGTGGGAGAAGAGGGGGGGCTTCGGGGGTTTTCCTGGGTGCTGCGCCCCAAAAGGCTCAGGGGGCCCCCTGGGCAAAAGGGGCTCCCAcaaaccccagagctggggaggtGGGTTACCCCCACGTCGGTCCTCCGAACATCGGGACGGTGCCATcgcgggggatttgggggggccgTCAGGGGCCCGTCACCCCAAACTGCTGGCCCGCAGCTTTTGCCACCCCGCCCCTGCGCCGGCTCCTGCTGACGGCGGCACATTCCTCGGGGACAGCCGCCCTTTTCACCCCCGACCGAAGCGCACACGGTGTCACCGCCGGCTGTTGTAAACGCGGCCCAGCCCGAACGCGCTGTCGCTGCCGGAGCGCTGACGCCAGGCGCTGAGCCGGGGCCGGCCGCAGAGCTCACCCCGAAGCGGCCGGGCGGTGACCCGGAGCCGCCGTGTCCCCGAGCAGGGGCTGAGGACGgccacagctctgctcaggaacgGGCGGCTCGCTCAGCGGGCTGCGGGACAGCGGCGGGGGCGTCCCGGGAGCTGATCCCGAGCACGGCGGGCCGGGGGGACGCGGTGTCCCCGGTCCGGCCGTGATGGGGCGGCTCGGCGGGTGGGGCGAGGCTAATTAGTACCTGTGGTGGCAGCGGGGCCTGAGTCACCGCGTTCGTCACCGCGGGCCCGCGGCGCTCAGCCGCcccttttttattgttgttgtttcttCATTCCCCGGCTGatttgaaaagcaaagcagggagggctcagccaGGAGTTACTGCACGGAGCCCCCGCTCCAGGCCGGACCCCTGTGCACAAGGGGGGTCCAGAGTGCTCCTGGAAAGTGgcttgagggatttggggctccctgTGGAGGCTCCCTGTGGAGGCTGCCAGTCAGAGTTGGCTGAGGGGTCTGACCCATGGGGGTCTGGGACAC
Proteins encoded in this region:
- the B4GALNT4 gene encoding N-acetyl-beta-glucosaminyl-glycoprotein 4-beta-N-acetylgalactosaminyltransferase 1, with protein sequence MPRLPVKKLRKQLKLLLLLALLTSAAWFTYLHISLVRQGRALRLPFAYGKDGERPGEVTDPGRRPAAARRRKAEDSSESHEEDPMNDGQDVDGWLSRSQRSNRASTRPKLNLTKQALPWSEQYKGKANLHVFEDWCGGAVRHLRKNLHFPLFPHTRTTVKKLAVSPKWKNYGLRIFGYIHPFKDGDFQFSVASDDNSEFWLSSDDSPSNSRLAAFVGKLGTEWTAPGEFTKFSSQVSKPLRLMSSRRYYFELLHKQDDRGSDHVEVGWRVFLPSLKFEVIDSSYISLYTDESSLKMNHVEHIPQTLASHSGSHLWEAQQDEHGADMLKADPRDTFFLTPAIEASRVENVLVPCAYSPTYVVKDFPIARYQGLQFVYLSFVYPNDFTRLTHMETENKCFYRESPLYLEKFGFYKYMKMDEEEEDPRQRAFLFLGPDNFLEDEEEEEEEEGVDSPEPTDPPAEAKEQSLGPAPRAKGKDAPPVTGDYGDNLDYYSFRRQRGRARAEAGTPGQLGTWSTSSPSPALQQDPVPERGPARALHWLPQDEGEEDELGLPAAASPKHGPALGLQPHLSVPIFGGKAKMPGPSRPAAPSEDKKPRKSQEKVYVTRLQPGKRKAPAQEPVFPGIFLYPKPVKRVHLRSRTPQKHPITPNKLRAVPGRRSPWLLSNISKERDPARRKSGRRWERPPKQQGLPGLLALGTEGLFSREDTTPAPGRTAATAGYNSSEATRSEGMQATSFLKVSETTASQQEEGKGQEEDEEEEVSDYSYEAGELQQGWLEDSINWQRTFSVSSVDFELLRSDWNDLRCNVSGNLQLGESEVVDVVAQYMERLNEKNGGIYTLLRIINVEKRRDTARGNRYLLELELAERGQRTVRLSEYVYVLLHQGKQDDSAEANPDGLALGATEAQPSAWSVLYGKSVLCRPLRLSWRQDVMVHFVVPVKNQARWVQQFISDMAGLYGATRDANFNVILVDFDSEDMDVEKALRDARLPRFQYLRRTGNFERSAGLQAGVDMVEDEHSIVFLCDLHIHFPANILDSIRKHCVEGKLAYAPIVMRLSCGSSPREPNGYWEVNGFGLFGIYKSDFDRVGGMNTEEFRDRWGGEDWELLDRVLQSGLEVERLRLRNFYHYYHSKRGMWNARSKKPSKD